The DNA region tatgttaatgtatttggcttatcctatttttaaagagaaaaattagagaaaaacagtatacatgtgaagtcacattgcattgagatctaacacatcgtgtctagcctaatatatatccctccatccctcccccctcctcctcccccccccgacttcccagaacccgtacacggtatagattttttaacaaacacagtgtaaaatctattgagaaaaaagaaataaagaaattaataacatctctacattgagtttactacttttaacgtccattcttgaataggcagtggaagtttttaaagttggacaaccatttgtctgaaatggtatcgggtctcccacttgagcaaggggtttggattagaaggcctccaaaaatcccttcaattctgttattctgatatctGTTAAACTATGGGGGTCAAACTTTGTGGCATCATGTTTCTGCCATGTGACGTTTCATGATGTTCTTTCTCTTTGCGCTTCTGGGGtgggcatgacacatctggcccatgggccaccagtttgacacccccgtaAATAAACCACAAGAGAAAACGAAGATGGAGAAGTGGCTGTATTAAAGCCACAATCTATATATTTAATCATTGGTGACACTAAATGTGACAGAAACTGAGATTAATTTCAGAGGAATTAGCAGCTTTTTGACCTGTTCAGGGGGTCTGCAAAATAGGACCCCAAAAGTCAAGAAGATGGCTTGGCTGATCAAACCGCTTCTATTTTTATGCATGACCCAGAGGTTTAACCACAATGATGTGGTCACCAAGCATGACTTTTTTGACTAAATATtcttagcagtagcagtagcagttagacttatataccgcttcatagggctttcagccctctctaagcggtttacagagtcagcatatcgcccccacagtctgggtcctcatttcacccacctcggaaggatggaaggctgagtcaaccttgagccggtgagattagaactgctgaactgcagataacagtcagctgaagtggcctgcagtactgcaccctaaccactgtgccactcttGGCTCTTCTTgttttttggttgctaagaagaTGAAATAAGAGGATTCCAATTATGCTCACCTGTTGGAAAGACAGTATATAAAGTAGTAAGCCAACAAGAAGGGAAAACACTTACCATATTGGGGAGGAAGAAAACAACATCAGATTCATAATTTCAAATCTTGGTATATCTACCTCTCTATTTATACCCATTATAGCTTTGTGAATAAATGTTTTTCCCTTCCAGATGAAATTATATGACTAAGATAGAAGAATATTTTAAGAAGTGTAAACCACgttttcatgccttttgggggggttgATTTAGGCAGTTATTTATAGGATCGTGGCTCAATTAATTATTTTGTTCAGAGCAGCCCACAAGTGACACTAATTATCTAGCAGGTTTTTTTGTCCTCCTGCAGCGTATACATCCTCATCTGGCTTGTGCAAAGAAGAATGTAGGTATGTGGGCATGGTGTTACTTATTTTTATTCGTTTGTTTTGATACCCTGGTGTGGTAAGGACTCTGGAGATTGTGTGGAGAAAACTGGAGGGGTGAAAATACAAGTGCGTCCATGACAAGAGGAAAACAAGTATGTGTACGTGCGGATGATGGTGTGTTGACGGGAATAAAAACAACTCTTTAAATCAGGAACGTGGTTTTTGCCTTGTGAAGGGTCTAAGTTATGTATCTGTTGTGACTCaacagaagtttgctgtgagttgagtcaggatgcaagattaacaatgcagctggggctcgctagtgtcgtcttctggtgataaaaggacagatggtgccacgccctggttgcaggagtcaacgttcatcattcatcggtcgtggtttgtttgtgagagacacttggagaagtgatttgctttctgtaaccctgattcaaggagacacttggagaagtgcattgctttgtaagagttttgtttttgcattctgttatcttcttgccagaggctttatttatgtttatttttgggctcgcagccagtctgagccgaggactgataaagttctttccttttaagtttgtctgcctgtcgtctttgaacgagcgaaggagggggggacagaacatgtatctatccatctctgtGACTAGCAACAAGCAGGCAAGATTAGACCTCCAGGGAAGCAAAACAGGCTTAGCGGGGAAGAATCTGCCAGGATGATACAGATAGCACTTCTGAATGCCTTCCCTTTTCTGATGgagtctttttcttgttttttttcctgcagtttgaGCTGTCTTGGTGAAATATCCCAGTGTTCATATGGTTTTTTTCTCCGAGCTTTTTGAGAGTTTCCGAATGTTTCTtcaccagactaggtaacatcattgggTTGAAGTGTCTTATTTCAGTTCTCTTTTGCTTTTAGTAGAAGTATCCTTGTAATAGAAAAAGAACCCATCAATGCCAAAATTGTGGGCATGGTggggttccccctccccccatgcagcTACTTCCTCTAAATATGCTGTCCTTGATTAATGTGAGATTGTGGCCCTTCCCTCTATCTGACTGCAGGCTTGGAAGACGTGGAAGGGTGATGTTGCAGAAAATTAAGGGACTCAGACTTCGGAACCAAAAGAAGTAGtttttatttgcgcaaaggttcagagCATTCAAGCCAAAGCTAACATCTGAACAAAAACTTATAGAGAAGACAGTTCTGATATATCTTTCAAAAGCAGAGGTTCTGACATTGTCAGGCATGCGTGCCTGACAATCAGCTCatttcctcttcctgtttccggcactgccaccaCACGCACGAAAGCTAGTTGATCgtcgtgcacgcatgcgtgccagaaacccagaagaggaacgggtgacactgtgtgtgccaggcaacatggctccgtgtgccacttcggccacaagtgccataggttcaccatcataggtATAGtgaagaaccgaggtggcgcagtggttagggtgcagtactgcaggccaattcagctgactgctagctgcagttcggcggttcaaatctcaccggctcaaggttgactcagccttccatccttccgaggtgggtgaaaatgaggacccagactgtgggggtgatatgctgactctgtaaaccgcttacagagggctgaaagccctatgaagcggtatataagtctaactgctaagtctaactgctatagtgCAATAGTCTATATAAAATGCTTAGGCATGAACTGCTCCTAACAAACCACATATATAGTATATCCGGAGGTAAACATCACTGCAATTTAATGAGCTCTTAGGTTTTGCATTTTCTCAATCAATGTCATTGTTGAGATTTCATTTTAAAGGCACATTTAAGTGCAGAAATGTTATTACTAATTACTTTTAATTGAGCTGGAGATCAGTCTGTACGTATGCACACCTAAGTTACATGTGGGTTTATTTATTGGATATAAACACAGATAGCCAAGAATGGGTCGTGTTTTTCTTTGAATTAGCTATCCATAACAATTTTGATTAGCAAAAATCAGAAATCTGATAGCACcttaacgcgctctacatggggctgcccctgaagagtgttcgaagactgcagttggtccagaatgcagctgcgtgcgcgatactgggtgtacctaggtacacccatgttgcacctatcctctgcgagctgcactggctccccattggtctccggacaagcttcaaggtgctagtcattacttttaaagccctacatggtttaggacctggctacctgagagactgcctcctgccatttacctcccaaagaccaataagatcacacagattgggcctcctccaggtaccATTGGCTGGTCAATGTCATTTGggggctccccgggggagggccttctctgtagctgctccggccctatggaacgatctccccatagagatccggacccttactactctttcggccttccgtaaagctgccaagacttggctgttccagcaggcctggggctgttgattagtatccagccccactctaagcagtatgcatgttgtgtaattttaatgattgtattcttattttaatttttatatatgtctcttgtcttgtctgtgagccgcccagagtctctagggagtgggcggcatacaaatgtcaataaacctaaacctaaaccttttcctgatatatgttttttttttaaattaaaaggcaTACATTTTCATGAACTGTAGCTCACTTTATCAGTTATACGGACGCTTAGCAAAACAGATTTATTAGAAGCAGAAAAGAAACTGTTCAAAAGCGCTGCAAGGGATGTGCGAACTCACCTGGAGAACACAATACATTAAAATTGTGTCATATGTGGTAAGTGTAGCCTCCTGCAGTGGAATGATAGTTTGTGGGTTTTAAACAATCCCTCTCCATTCGGCAATGATTCCAAGAGGAGCCGAGAATGTCATCTTGGGATCTGTCAGTTGTAACTGCACAAGTAAAGACAAATGAAATTGCCCATTTAATTAAGGTATTGCAAATTAGTTCATCAAGGCAGTACAATCAACATAAGGGAATTAGATCGTGGATGAGGCGAACTGAAGTTGAACTCAAAGGGTAGGTGGTTGTTTTGCTCACACCAGGACACGGGAAATGATCTGCTCCCTTCCTTAAGATAGTCATTGTGCCTATGGACTGGCACCGGGCAAGTCatattaatcccccccccccattatgtcACATATAATAAGCAgtaatgttttcctttttaaacagCCCTTTCTTCTCCAGctccagttttttttcccagcCTCTGAGATAATTGCCAGTCCTTTAAGACCCTTCAATCTGTCCGGATATCATCCAGATAACCAATTGTGTTTTTTCCACAGAGCttcaaagaagagaagaagaaaaatgtgctgTTCTATGCTTTTCATTTGCAGTACCAAATGTGTGCTTGCTTTATTCCACCAAAAGAGGGCGCTCTTTGGAAAGCACTTGGCGTCAGCCTGGGGTTTCTATTGTGTCTTAAAAACAGCAGAGGGGGGAAACCAGCGCAACTTTTTTCTCCTTGGCATCTCGCTAGAGCCAAGTCCTTCGTTGCAAAAAGAATGCAAAAGATTCTCCCTTGGAAGTTGGGAAGCCAGGAGATCGCAAAAGCAGCCAGTGGAACTTAaggtggtttccctccctccctccctccctctctctttctctctctctctccctccctccctccctctctttctctctctctctctccctccctccccaccctccttccctccctctctctctctctttctctctctctctctctccctccccaccctccttccctccctctctctctctctccccccctctgtctctccctctctccctctcccagagCTGTCCTATGGGGGTACGTTTTGTGCTTGAGGAATACAGCGTTTTCTCTAGGGATGAGCTGCTTCTGTTGAGGAATCCAtgccactttgggggggggggggaagacggaGCAATTTCCCAGCGCTGGGTGAGTTTTCCTTAAAAGCATTCCTTTCTCTGCGTTGAAATCCGTCAGGACAATTCAAACGAAGGTTGCTCTCTGACTCAGAAGCAGCCAGATGATCTGCCCCCTTTAAACGAAGCTCATTCGCCCACTTCCACAAGGCTTCCTTGCCACCTGCAGATAGATTTGGGTCTCCCCTATCCTAGCCCTGCTGAAAGTCGTTGGAGTTCAGAGTGGCTGAGACACAGCGAGCGTTGGCTTTTTGCAAAATCACTCAAGGTTTGTCCAAGGGGAAGAAGAAGCTGTTGGGAACACAGCTGcaagaattctttttaaaagaatgacTGAGGATGTTAGTCTACAAGAGCCGGAGAGCCACAAGTCAGAAAACAGTGAAGAGATGGAGATTATTGTGAATGTTGGAGGAGTAAGGCAGGTGCTGTATGGGGACCATCTGAACCAGTATCCCGACACGAGGCTAGCAGAGCTTGTGAACTGTTTATCGGGAGGTTACGACAcgattttctctctgtgtgacgACTACGATCCTGGGGCCAGAGAGTTTTACTTCGACCGAGATCCAGATGCTTTTAAATGCATCGTCGAGGTTTATGACTTTGGGGAGGTTCACATGAAGAAAGGCATCTGTCCCATTTGTTTCAAAAACGAAATGGAGTTTTGGAAAGTGGACCTGAAATTCCTGGACGACTGCTGCAAGGCGCACCTGAGCGAGAAAAAGGAAGAACTCGAAGAGATTGCCCGAAGGGTCCAGTTGATCTTGGATGACTTGGGGATGGACTCCTCGGAAAACAGCTGGGCGAAGTGCAAAAAGTGTATCTGGAAGTTCCTGGAGAAACCAGAATCATCCTACCCGGCTCGTGTTGTTGCCGTCACATCTTTCCTCCTCATCTTGACCTCATCTGTGGTGATGTGTGTGGGAACCATCCCGGAACTGCAGGTTCTGGACTCTGAAGGTAAATCCGTCGAGCACCCAGTTCTGGATAAGATTGAAACCGCTTGTATTGTCTGGTTTACTCTTGAGTACGTCCTCAGGCTCATCTCGTCTCCTAATAAGCTGCACTTCGCTTTTTCGTTCATGAACATCATCGACATCTTTGCCATCCTCCCTTTCTACATCAGCCTCATCCTGACCCATTTGGGCACCAAATTGATGGAGCTAACCAATGTACAGCAAGCCGTCCAAGCGCTTCGGATCATGAGGGTGGCCAGGATTTTCAAACTGGCACGCCACTCCTCAGGACTACAGACCCTGACCTATGCGCTTAAGAGGAGCTTTAAGGAACTGGGGCTCCTCCTGATGTATCTAGCGGTTGGGATCTTTGTGTTTTCTGCCCTGGGTTACACAGTGGAGCAAAGCCACCCTGAAACACTGTTTAAGAGCATCCCTCAGTCCTTCTGGTGGGCAATCATCACCATGACCACGGTGGGTTACGGAGACATCTACCCAAAGACAGTGCTGGGGAAACTCAATGCCGCTATCAGTTTCCTTTGCGGGGTCATTGCCATTGCCTTGCCCATCCACCCCATCATTAACAACTTTGTGAGATACTACAACAAGCAGAGAGTGCTAGAGACAGCTGCCAAGCATGAGTTAGAACTGATGGAGCTGAATGCAGGAGAACAAAAAGGCAGTGTTTCCCATGATAAGCCAGCACACCTTCTGGGGAATGGAAACGAACATTCCCAATGGAGCAGACGCCAGAAATTCTCCCACAGTGACACCTTCATTCACCTCCTGTCAGACGACAATTATTACCGAACCAGGCTTCAGAGTTGCAAGTAATCTGCCGCCATTCAGAAGTctggaataaaagagaaagaatagagaGGACTCCTTTGAGGTCAGAATTCGTTTTCCCACGGGCTTAAAAGACGCAAATGTCTCAGTGTCGCCACTTTCTTTTGGTAAGTCATGGATTAGAGAAACCGAAGAGTGCAGAGAATGTATAGTCAGCCCTGCCGACGCAGGCTGCCACTTCAGAAGCCAAAAAGATAACTGAAAATAAAGATCTGTGAGCCTCTGGGCCAGTTCATGTTTCGTGATTGTTTATGCAACCATATAAAATCGCAAACGTTGTTCTgcataataataaaagcaaaaatacatTGTGTAACAGAGCTGGTCAAAGACCTCTCTGAGTTG from Thamnophis elegans isolate rThaEle1 chromosome 3, rThaEle1.pri, whole genome shotgun sequence includes:
- the KCNF1 gene encoding potassium voltage-gated channel subfamily F member 1; the encoded protein is MTEDVSLQEPESHKSENSEEMEIIVNVGGVRQVLYGDHLNQYPDTRLAELVNCLSGGYDTIFSLCDDYDPGAREFYFDRDPDAFKCIVEVYDFGEVHMKKGICPICFKNEMEFWKVDLKFLDDCCKAHLSEKKEELEEIARRVQLILDDLGMDSSENSWAKCKKCIWKFLEKPESSYPARVVAVTSFLLILTSSVVMCVGTIPELQVLDSEGKSVEHPVLDKIETACIVWFTLEYVLRLISSPNKLHFAFSFMNIIDIFAILPFYISLILTHLGTKLMELTNVQQAVQALRIMRVARIFKLARHSSGLQTLTYALKRSFKELGLLLMYLAVGIFVFSALGYTVEQSHPETLFKSIPQSFWWAIITMTTVGYGDIYPKTVLGKLNAAISFLCGVIAIALPIHPIINNFVRYYNKQRVLETAAKHELELMELNAGEQKGSVSHDKPAHLLGNGNEHSQWSRRQKFSHSDTFIHLLSDDNYYRTRLQSCK